A window of Sphingobacterium sp. SRCM116780 contains these coding sequences:
- the aroC gene encoding chorismate synthase, with protein MAGNSFGDIFRISTFGESHGKAIGVILDGCPPNIVIDEEFIQSELDKRKPGQSKITTQRKESDTAQILSGVFEGKSTGTPIAILIPNEDQRSKDYSHIKDIFRPSHADYTYHMKYGHRDYRGGGRSSARETAARVAAGAIAKSFLKQYGIEIFAHVSGVGKIESPNLDTKDLTSLLTLREANIARCADPATANEMIAFIDSVRKSGDTVGGRISTIIRNVPVGLGEPVFDKLHADLAKAMMSINAVHGFEYGSGFAGSELLGSEHNDLFVSDEHDINKVKTHTNFSGGIQGGISNGMDITFKTAFKPVATIMRDQQTIDSSGNEATVQGKGRHDPCVVSRAVIIVEAMAALVIADHLLKQSIYKNVRK; from the coding sequence ATGGCAGGAAATTCATTTGGCGATATATTTAGAATTAGCACTTTTGGGGAATCACATGGAAAAGCGATTGGTGTTATTTTAGATGGTTGCCCTCCAAATATCGTGATTGACGAAGAGTTTATCCAATCAGAACTGGATAAGCGTAAACCAGGTCAATCAAAAATAACCACGCAAAGAAAGGAAAGCGATACTGCACAAATTCTTTCTGGTGTATTTGAAGGAAAATCAACAGGAACGCCTATTGCCATACTGATCCCTAATGAGGATCAAAGATCCAAGGACTACTCACATATAAAAGATATTTTTAGACCTTCACATGCAGATTATACGTACCATATGAAATATGGTCATCGTGATTATCGTGGAGGGGGACGTTCTTCGGCAAGAGAAACCGCGGCTCGCGTTGCTGCAGGAGCTATTGCCAAATCTTTTTTAAAACAATATGGAATTGAAATTTTTGCACACGTTTCTGGCGTTGGTAAAATTGAATCTCCAAATTTGGATACCAAAGATCTAACTTCCTTATTAACATTGAGAGAGGCAAATATCGCGCGATGTGCAGATCCTGCAACAGCAAATGAAATGATTGCTTTCATTGATTCTGTTCGTAAATCTGGAGACACAGTGGGTGGACGTATTTCAACGATTATTAGAAATGTACCTGTTGGATTGGGAGAACCCGTATTTGACAAACTCCACGCTGATCTAGCAAAAGCTATGATGAGCATTAATGCTGTTCATGGCTTTGAATATGGTTCTGGATTTGCAGGCTCCGAATTATTAGGTTCCGAACATAACGACCTATTTGTATCCGATGAACATGATATCAATAAAGTAAAGACCCATACGAATTTTTCTGGAGGAATTCAGGGAGGCATCTCAAATGGGATGGATATTACGTTTAAAACAGCTTTTAAACCTGTTGCAACAATTATGAGAGATCAACAAACCATTGACTCAAGTGGCAACGAAGCTACCGTACAAGGCAAAGGTAGACATGATCCATGTGTCGTATCAAGAGCCGTTATTATTGTCGAGGCAATGGCAGCATTAGTGATTGCAGATCATTTATTAAAACAATCTATTTACAAAAATGTCAGAAAATAG
- a CDS encoding ROK family protein, whose translation MSENSEFILGVDIGGTHITAALVNQLHWEILSDNVVRNHVFSQENAKSIFHTWANTINACLNSVDFKVKHIGIAMPGPFDYENGISLMFGQSKYDELYKMDVKTPLSELTGIPTQNIHFINDAAAFLQGEVFAQNLNTKNNVLGITLGTGLGSAVWNNGDKSFDADLWNTPYQDSIFEEFLVTRWFIKRFKELTGIEVSGLKQIITEFQDHKAFPVICDEYGTNLVNFLKFFSEKYSCNEFIIGGNISKALPLFLDQKKNLIQDFHIYNATLGEEAAIIGAAAQFS comes from the coding sequence ATGTCAGAAAATAGCGAATTCATTTTAGGCGTTGATATTGGTGGCACACATATTACCGCAGCGTTAGTTAATCAATTGCATTGGGAAATACTTTCTGATAACGTGGTGAGAAACCACGTTTTTTCACAGGAAAATGCTAAATCGATTTTTCATACTTGGGCAAATACCATTAATGCTTGTTTAAACTCTGTAGATTTCAAAGTGAAACATATTGGTATTGCTATGCCAGGCCCCTTTGATTATGAAAATGGAATTTCCCTCATGTTTGGACAAAGTAAATATGATGAGCTCTATAAAATGGATGTAAAAACACCATTGTCAGAATTAACTGGGATACCAACACAAAATATTCACTTTATCAATGATGCTGCAGCTTTTCTACAAGGCGAAGTATTCGCTCAAAATTTAAACACCAAAAATAATGTCCTTGGTATTACATTAGGAACTGGTCTTGGTTCTGCTGTTTGGAATAATGGCGATAAATCCTTTGATGCAGATCTATGGAATACACCTTATCAGGATTCAATTTTCGAAGAGTTTTTAGTAACCAGATGGTTTATAAAAAGATTTAAAGAATTAACGGGTATTGAAGTCTCGGGGCTTAAACAGATTATCACAGAATTTCAAGATCACAAAGCATTTCCTGTCATTTGTGACGAATATGGAACCAATCTCGTTAATTTCCTAAAGTTCTTTAGTGAAAAATATAGTTGTAATGAGTTTATCATAGGGGGTAATATCTCTAAAGCATTACCCCTATTTTTAGATCAAAAGAAAAATCTAATCCAAGATTTTCATATCTATAACGCAACTTTAGGAGAAGAGGCTGCTATTATTGGAGCAGCAGCTCAATTCTCTTAA
- the aroA gene encoding 3-phosphoshikimate 1-carboxyvinyltransferase — translation MSQQVITLSHPSKSIHGTVQLTGSKSESNRALIIQALGKGKVAIQNLSDAFDTVTLAAALQKAATPQDGFNTIDIGPAGTAMRFLTAYLNLIKGNFILTGSERMQQRPIGILVDALKTIGADVHYEAKSGFPPLKIEGGMFQGKDKISIKGNISSQYISALLLIASSLKKGLTLEIEGELTSRPYVTMTLNMLKEVGIQSEWQNNTIHIAPQETQEATIYVEPDWSAASYWYAIVALSKAGSIVLPGLKKNSLQGDIAIVEIMSHFGVASSFEQDGLHLTKVSEPSGKTFFDLKECPDLAQTVVVVAAALRRDISLTGLETLKIKETDRIAALQMEIGKFGAKLIEDGTTYHIKTDEVFEPTDVSFATYEDHRMAMAFAPLSLIFKSIKIEEPHVVEKSYPDFWKHLADQKFIID, via the coding sequence ATGAGTCAACAGGTGATTACACTTTCTCACCCATCAAAAAGTATTCATGGCACGGTTCAACTCACTGGTTCAAAATCAGAGAGTAACCGTGCCCTCATTATACAGGCTTTGGGTAAAGGGAAAGTTGCTATACAAAATCTCTCGGATGCTTTCGATACGGTTACCCTAGCGGCGGCTCTTCAAAAAGCAGCTACGCCTCAAGATGGATTCAACACCATTGATATCGGTCCGGCTGGAACAGCAATGCGTTTTTTGACCGCTTACCTCAATTTAATAAAAGGTAACTTTATCCTGACGGGATCTGAACGCATGCAACAACGTCCTATTGGAATTTTGGTAGATGCCTTAAAAACAATTGGTGCTGATGTTCATTATGAAGCAAAATCTGGCTTCCCTCCTCTTAAAATTGAAGGAGGTATGTTTCAAGGAAAAGATAAAATTTCGATTAAAGGAAATATCAGCAGCCAGTATATCTCGGCTTTATTGCTGATCGCTTCCTCATTAAAAAAAGGATTGACACTTGAAATCGAAGGAGAATTAACGTCAAGACCTTATGTCACCATGACGTTGAATATGCTAAAGGAAGTAGGTATTCAATCTGAATGGCAAAATAACACCATCCATATTGCTCCTCAAGAAACGCAAGAAGCAACCATATATGTGGAACCAGACTGGAGCGCAGCTTCCTATTGGTATGCCATCGTAGCCCTATCTAAAGCTGGCTCTATTGTTCTTCCTGGATTGAAAAAAAATAGCTTGCAGGGAGATATCGCTATCGTCGAGATCATGAGCCATTTTGGTGTAGCTTCATCATTTGAACAAGATGGATTACATCTGACGAAGGTTAGTGAGCCTTCTGGAAAGACATTTTTTGACTTAAAAGAATGTCCAGATTTGGCACAAACGGTCGTTGTTGTTGCAGCCGCTTTAAGAAGAGATATCTCATTAACAGGCTTAGAAACACTGAAAATTAAAGAAACAGATCGAATTGCAGCATTACAAATGGAGATTGGAAAGTTCGGTGCCAAACTGATAGAAGATGGCACGACTTATCATATCAAAACGGATGAAGTTTTTGAACCAACGGACGTTTCTTTTGCCACCTATGAAGATCATAGAATGGCAATGGCATTTGCCCCTCTTTCATTAATTTTCAAAAGTATTAAAATTGAAGAACCACATGTTGTCGAAAAATCGTATCCAGATTTTTGGAAACATTTAGCTGATCAAAAATTTATCATTGATTAG
- a CDS encoding DUF3078 domain-containing protein, whose product MKKIQLLLFALTILFVTKVQAQDVAIDSTKNWKIHGENTFLINQSSFSNWAAGGVNSFAGNIMLNYDFNYKKDKWSWDNKVIAAYGQTFQKETDWRKNDDRFAINSLLGYQIKERWLYTFFLNFNTQFAKGYDYTSTNRKLISDAFSPAYLSFGPGIAYKKSDNFKFNLSPAALRFVFVTNDSLATTYGVDAGKNSRVEFGASFDAYYKTQIMENVTFENILKLYSNYLEDPQNVDVDYTANLAMKVNKWITVNAGVQMIYDDNTELPKIVNGVEVGKKSDLQVKQILGAGITYKF is encoded by the coding sequence ATGAAGAAAATACAACTTTTATTATTTGCGTTAACAATCTTATTTGTCACTAAAGTTCAAGCACAAGATGTAGCAATTGATTCAACAAAAAATTGGAAAATTCATGGAGAAAACACCTTTTTAATCAATCAAAGTTCATTCTCGAACTGGGCAGCCGGTGGAGTTAATTCTTTCGCAGGAAATATTATGCTTAATTACGATTTTAATTACAAAAAAGATAAATGGTCATGGGACAATAAAGTTATTGCTGCCTATGGACAAACTTTTCAAAAAGAAACAGATTGGAGAAAGAATGATGATCGCTTTGCTATCAACAGTTTATTAGGGTATCAAATAAAGGAAAGATGGTTATATACCTTCTTTCTGAACTTCAATACACAGTTTGCAAAAGGATATGATTATACCTCAACAAACAGAAAATTAATCTCTGACGCTTTTTCGCCAGCCTATTTAAGCTTTGGCCCAGGTATCGCATACAAAAAATCAGATAATTTCAAATTTAACTTATCTCCTGCCGCTCTGCGCTTTGTATTCGTGACCAATGATAGTTTAGCGACAACTTACGGTGTAGATGCGGGTAAAAATTCACGCGTTGAATTTGGTGCTTCATTCGATGCCTATTACAAAACACAAATCATGGAGAATGTCACTTTTGAAAATATCTTAAAACTATACTCCAACTACTTGGAAGATCCACAAAATGTAGATGTCGACTATACCGCAAACCTAGCAATGAAAGTTAATAAATGGATTACGGTTAATGCTGGCGTACAAATGATATATGATGATAATACAGAACTACCAAAAATTGTGAATGGTGTTGAAGTTGGTAAAAAATCAGACTTACAAGTAAAACAAATTCTAGGAGCTGGTATCACCTACAAGTTCTAA
- a CDS encoding chorismate mutase has product MKNTLDIVPLKSWLDTGDKPLIIAGPCSAETEDQLVSTAHLLANTGKVNVLRAGIWKPRTRPGEFEGIGSIGLEWLKRAKAETGLLTATEVATAKHVEEALAAGVDILWIGARSTANPFTVQEIADALVGVDIPVLIKNPVNPDLSLWLGALERVNRAGIKKLGAIHRGFSSYEKSAFRNEPMWDLAIQLKSLCPELPIINDPSHICGNRELLPYISQKAMDMDLQGLIIESHIDPSVAWTDAKQQVTPAALSDLIDHLNLRKAESNNPAFEDKLAELRSSIDKLDDLIIQKIGERMKIAEKIGEYKRDNNVTILQVNRWDEIIQKRTQLAEALTLSNDFAVKFLELVHNESIRKQNAIMNAQPTAEA; this is encoded by the coding sequence ATGAAAAATACATTAGATATTGTCCCTTTGAAATCTTGGTTAGATACAGGCGACAAACCTTTAATCATCGCAGGACCTTGTAGTGCTGAAACAGAAGATCAATTAGTATCAACAGCACATTTATTAGCCAATACAGGTAAAGTAAACGTGTTACGTGCAGGTATCTGGAAACCTCGTACTCGTCCAGGAGAATTTGAAGGTATAGGCTCTATTGGTTTAGAGTGGTTGAAAAGAGCTAAAGCTGAAACAGGTTTACTAACAGCTACTGAAGTAGCAACTGCAAAACATGTGGAAGAAGCTTTAGCTGCTGGAGTGGATATATTATGGATCGGTGCGCGTTCTACTGCAAACCCATTCACTGTTCAAGAAATTGCTGATGCATTAGTTGGCGTTGATATTCCTGTTCTTATTAAGAACCCTGTGAATCCAGATTTATCATTATGGTTAGGCGCGCTAGAGCGTGTGAACCGTGCTGGTATCAAAAAATTAGGTGCCATTCATAGAGGCTTCTCTTCTTACGAAAAATCTGCTTTCCGTAATGAACCGATGTGGGATTTAGCCATCCAATTGAAATCTTTATGCCCAGAGTTACCGATCATCAATGACCCTAGTCATATTTGTGGTAACCGTGAGCTATTACCATACATTTCTCAAAAAGCAATGGATATGGATTTACAAGGCTTAATTATCGAATCTCATATTGATCCTTCTGTTGCTTGGACAGATGCAAAACAACAAGTTACACCTGCTGCATTATCAGATTTAATTGATCATTTAAACTTACGTAAAGCGGAGTCTAATAATCCTGCTTTTGAAGATAAATTAGCAGAATTACGTAGCAGTATCGATAAGTTAGATGACTTGATTATCCAAAAAATTGGTGAGCGTATGAAAATCGCTGAAAAAATTGGTGAGTACAAACGTGATAACAATGTAACGATCTTACAAGTTAACCGTTGGGATGAAATTATCCAAAAACGTACACAACTTGCAGAAGCTTTAACTTTGAGTAATGATTTCGCAGTAAAATTCTTAGAATTAGTTCACAATGAATCCATTCGTAAGCAAAATGCAATCATGAATGCTCAACCTACAGCGGAGGCATAA
- a CDS encoding NUDIX domain-containing protein, translating to MFPFNVRVYGILINDENEVLISDEKTENVSFTKFPGGGLEYGEGLIDALKREYQEECNFDIEVVSHIYTTDFYEKSSFNDSQIISIYYLVKNLSPIQIRTTTIAFDFEGQEYEDGKAQSFRWIKLQDLEEKSLTFKTDQAAWNIFYKDIK from the coding sequence ATGTTTCCTTTTAATGTAAGAGTATACGGAATTTTAATTAATGATGAAAACGAAGTACTCATCAGTGATGAGAAAACTGAAAATGTATCATTTACAAAATTCCCTGGAGGTGGTTTAGAATATGGGGAAGGATTAATTGATGCCTTGAAAAGAGAATATCAAGAAGAATGCAACTTTGATATAGAGGTTGTATCTCATATTTACACAACAGATTTTTATGAAAAATCTAGTTTTAATGATAGCCAAATCATATCGATCTATTATTTAGTGAAAAACCTAAGCCCTATTCAGATCCGCACAACAACAATAGCCTTCGATTTTGAAGGTCAAGAATATGAAGATGGTAAGGCACAATCATTTCGATGGATAAAGCTACAAGATTTGGAAGAGAAGAGTCTAACCTTTAAAACAGACCAAGCTGCTTGGAATATTTTCTATAAGGATATAAAATAA
- a CDS encoding thiamine pyrophosphate-dependent enzyme, whose translation MLETTLDHSSDLTSELSFDDFKKIIVQDYKVAVESRYVSLLGRKEVLTGKAKFGIFGDGKELAQIAVSKVFQKGDWRSGYYRDQTLAFASGLTTIYHFFSQLYAHPDVEHDPSSAGRQMNCHFSVRVIDEDGNWLDQTKQKNTFSDVSTTGGQMARILGLGLASKLYRENANLSYLKYFSNGGNEVVFCSIGNASTSEGVFFEVVNAVGVKQIPVVISVWDDGYGISVPNEVQTTKGSISEVLKGFQKENGSNGFEIFKVKGWDYPGLCETYERATKYARENHTPCIVHVVELTQPQGHSSSGSHERYKSKERLDWELENDCIAKMQKWLIDSAIATAEQLKEIEDEAKEFVRQEQRRAWSDYNKALAIDAAQAIDLLSQIDNELVELPLKQLQSLTEPSLKEVYGTVRKVIRELKGKEVSGKSELLTWYKQQQELNTKRYNSKLFTEGVDSPSHIEVIAPVYSDNSKIIDGREILNFCFEQNFSRDERLLAFGEDVGKIGDVNQGFAGLQEKFGELRVFDTGIRENSIIGKGIGLAIRGLRPIAEIQYLDYLLYGITVASDDLASLSYRTFGGQKAPVIIRTRGHRLEGIWHSGSPMSMILGTLRGLHICVPRNMTQAAGMYNTLFRSDEPALVVECLNGYRLKERLPDNIGEFTIPIGYAERIKEGTDITVVSYGSTLRVVEEAAMELDRLGVSVEIIDAQTLQPFDKAQLCATSLKKTNKLLVVDEDVPGGASAFILQQILEIQNGYYLLDSQPRTLSAKAHRPPYGSDGDYFTKPSSDDIVETVFEMMNEGYPDKYPSLFN comes from the coding sequence ATGTTGGAAACCACATTAGACCACAGCAGTGATTTAACTTCAGAACTAAGTTTTGACGACTTTAAAAAGATCATTGTTCAAGATTATAAGGTTGCAGTAGAAAGCAGGTATGTTAGTCTATTGGGGCGTAAGGAAGTCTTGACTGGAAAGGCAAAATTTGGAATTTTTGGAGATGGAAAAGAATTGGCACAGATTGCTGTGTCTAAAGTATTTCAAAAAGGTGATTGGCGCTCTGGTTATTATAGAGATCAGACATTGGCTTTTGCGAGTGGATTGACTACGATTTACCATTTTTTCTCCCAATTATATGCGCATCCTGATGTTGAACATGATCCTTCTTCTGCAGGTCGACAAATGAATTGCCACTTCTCCGTACGTGTCATAGATGAAGATGGTAATTGGTTGGATCAAACAAAACAAAAGAATACGTTTTCAGATGTTTCGACTACAGGGGGCCAAATGGCTCGTATTTTGGGTTTAGGCCTTGCTTCTAAATTATACCGTGAGAATGCTAATCTATCGTATTTGAAATATTTTTCAAATGGAGGTAATGAAGTTGTTTTTTGTTCAATAGGGAATGCTTCTACTTCTGAAGGTGTATTTTTTGAAGTTGTCAACGCAGTAGGAGTAAAACAAATACCTGTTGTTATTTCTGTTTGGGATGATGGTTATGGTATATCTGTGCCAAATGAAGTCCAAACAACAAAAGGAAGTATTTCCGAAGTATTAAAGGGTTTTCAAAAAGAGAACGGATCCAATGGATTTGAAATCTTTAAAGTAAAAGGTTGGGATTATCCTGGACTTTGTGAAACGTATGAACGCGCCACAAAATATGCCAGAGAAAATCATACGCCTTGTATTGTACACGTAGTCGAATTAACACAACCTCAAGGACATTCTTCTTCAGGTTCTCACGAACGCTATAAATCTAAAGAACGTTTAGATTGGGAATTGGAGAATGACTGTATTGCGAAAATGCAAAAATGGTTAATTGACTCAGCTATTGCTACAGCAGAACAATTAAAAGAAATAGAAGATGAGGCGAAGGAGTTTGTTAGACAAGAACAACGTCGCGCTTGGTCAGATTATAATAAAGCATTGGCTATTGATGCCGCTCAAGCGATTGACTTATTAAGTCAGATTGATAATGAGTTAGTCGAATTACCTTTAAAACAATTGCAGTCGTTAACAGAACCCTCTCTCAAAGAAGTATACGGTACTGTTCGTAAAGTTATTCGTGAATTGAAAGGGAAAGAAGTTTCTGGTAAATCTGAATTATTAACGTGGTATAAACAGCAACAAGAACTCAATACAAAAAGATATAATTCAAAACTTTTTACAGAAGGGGTTGATAGTCCCAGTCATATCGAAGTGATCGCTCCTGTATATTCAGATAATTCAAAAATTATTGATGGACGTGAGATTTTAAATTTTTGTTTTGAGCAGAATTTTTCAAGAGATGAACGATTATTAGCATTTGGTGAGGATGTTGGTAAAATAGGAGATGTTAATCAAGGTTTTGCCGGATTGCAAGAGAAATTTGGAGAGCTTCGAGTTTTTGATACTGGAATTAGAGAAAATTCAATTATTGGAAAAGGTATTGGTTTAGCGATTAGAGGTCTTCGACCTATTGCCGAAATTCAATATCTCGATTATCTTCTTTATGGGATTACCGTTGCGAGTGATGATTTAGCAAGTTTAAGTTATCGTACCTTTGGTGGTCAGAAAGCACCTGTCATTATCCGTACGCGTGGGCATCGTTTAGAAGGAATTTGGCATTCAGGATCTCCGATGTCGATGATCTTAGGGACATTAAGAGGTTTGCATATTTGTGTTCCACGCAATATGACGCAAGCTGCAGGTATGTACAATACATTATTTAGATCTGATGAACCTGCACTCGTTGTCGAATGTTTAAATGGCTATCGTTTAAAAGAACGTTTGCCTGATAATATTGGCGAATTCACCATACCAATAGGTTATGCGGAGCGGATCAAGGAGGGTACTGATATTACGGTGGTTTCTTATGGATCTACGTTACGAGTTGTTGAAGAAGCAGCTATGGAATTGGATCGGTTAGGGGTGAGTGTTGAGATTATCGATGCGCAAACGTTGCAACCTTTTGATAAAGCACAGTTATGTGCTACATCTTTAAAAAAGACAAATAAACTGTTAGTTGTAGATGAAGATGTACCAGGGGGTGCCTCTGCTTTTATCCTGCAACAGATATTAGAAATACAAAATGGCTATTATTTATTGGATAGTCAACCGAGAACATTAAGTGCTAAAGCACATCGCCCTCCTTACGGGTCTGACGGAGATTATTTCACAAAACCATCTAGTGATGATATTGTAGAAACTGTTTTTGAAATGATGAATGAGGGTTATCCAGATAAATATCCCTCACTTTTTAACTAA
- the rlmH gene encoding 23S rRNA (pseudouridine(1915)-N(3))-methyltransferase RlmH — protein sequence MKITLLCIGKTDDKYLIEGIDKYLKRLKFYITFNLVVIPDIKNSKNLTQDQQKEKEAQLLQKYISAQDTVVLLDEFGKEYRSIEFSSYLEKNMINSIQHLIFIIGGPYGFDDQLYQRANHKISLSKMTFSHQMIRLFFVEQVYRAFSILKGEPYHHE from the coding sequence ATGAAAATTACGCTGTTGTGCATCGGAAAAACAGACGATAAATATTTGATTGAAGGAATAGATAAATATCTGAAAAGATTGAAGTTCTATATTACCTTTAATTTAGTTGTTATCCCAGATATAAAGAATAGTAAAAACTTAACTCAAGATCAGCAAAAGGAGAAAGAAGCACAGTTGCTACAAAAGTACATTAGTGCTCAGGATACAGTTGTTTTGTTAGATGAATTTGGAAAAGAATATCGTTCTATCGAATTTTCATCTTATTTAGAAAAGAATATGATCAATAGCATACAGCATCTTATTTTTATTATTGGAGGACCTTATGGTTTTGATGATCAGTTGTATCAACGTGCTAATCATAAAATATCCTTATCTAAAATGACATTTTCACATCAAATGATTCGTTTGTTTTTTGTTGAACAGGTTTATCGCGCATTTTCGATTTTAAAGGGTGAACCTTATCATCATGAATAA
- a CDS encoding DEAD/DEAH box helicase, with amino-acid sequence MKFQELHIHSNLLHILDQAGLKNLTPIQELAIPQILKKNDLLAIAPTGTGKTEAFSIPILQRYLTKETPLSSKTLILNPTRELAIQTQLRFNDLAQNSAVKTILICGGQSYDQQIEELNQHPSVIIATPGRLLDLFLQGKILLEAIHTIVIDEFDQLLQLGFMKEVNQILNHLPKDRQNLFLSATLPNDLLRIANKTLQNPYRIEITTDQKNTNIEEKVFYVDKTDKKKLINYLIQQNPADQILIFSRTTHAVDRIVQDLKREEIRAEALYADKSQKNRIQILTDFKEKKIHILVATDLVARGIDIENLPVVINYEIPDTAEGYTHRIGRTGRNTAIGKAYTFCDAEDNSKWIQLQLALNKQIKIEDQHPYVLSWQKMISTSELKKGKRRKK; translated from the coding sequence TTGAAATTTCAAGAACTTCATATCCATTCTAATCTTTTACACATTTTAGATCAAGCGGGTTTAAAAAATTTAACTCCGATTCAAGAACTTGCCATTCCCCAAATATTAAAGAAAAATGACCTGTTGGCGATTGCACCTACTGGAACAGGAAAAACAGAAGCTTTTTCAATTCCTATCTTACAGCGTTATTTAACAAAAGAAACTCCACTTAGTAGCAAAACGCTCATTCTAAATCCAACTCGCGAGTTAGCCATTCAAACACAATTACGCTTTAATGATTTAGCACAAAACAGTGCCGTTAAAACGATATTAATCTGTGGTGGACAATCTTACGATCAACAAATAGAGGAGCTCAACCAACACCCCTCTGTTATTATAGCAACACCAGGTCGCTTATTAGATCTCTTTCTTCAAGGAAAAATTTTATTGGAGGCTATTCATACGATTGTTATTGATGAATTTGATCAACTGTTACAGTTAGGCTTTATGAAAGAAGTCAATCAAATTCTAAACCACTTACCAAAAGATCGACAAAATCTATTTTTATCGGCAACACTTCCAAATGATCTCTTGCGGATTGCAAATAAAACGTTACAAAACCCATACAGAATAGAGATCACCACAGATCAAAAGAATACGAATATCGAAGAGAAAGTATTTTATGTCGACAAAACAGATAAAAAGAAGCTGATCAACTATCTAATTCAACAAAATCCTGCAGATCAAATATTAATATTCAGCAGAACAACGCATGCTGTAGATCGAATTGTGCAAGATCTAAAAAGAGAAGAAATCCGTGCTGAAGCACTTTATGCTGATAAATCTCAAAAAAATAGAATCCAGATATTGACAGACTTTAAAGAAAAAAAGATACACATATTAGTGGCTACGGATCTTGTTGCAAGAGGTATAGATATTGAAAATCTGCCCGTTGTCATTAATTATGAAATTCCGGATACTGCTGAAGGCTACACCCATAGAATTGGAAGAACAGGACGCAACACAGCTATAGGCAAAGCCTATACTTTTTGTGATGCAGAAGATAACAGCAAGTGGATCCAGCTTCAATTAGCATTAAATAAGCAGATCAAAATCGAAGACCAACATCCTTATGTATTAAGTTGGCAAAAAATGATTTCTACGAGCGAATTAAAAAAGGGAAAGAGAAGAAAAAAATAA